One Kitasatospora sp. MAP12-44 DNA segment encodes these proteins:
- a CDS encoding ABC transporter substrate-binding protein: MTKSRPVPRTRRTLAAGALAAAVLATSACAGTAHPAAGAAYQLTDATPAAAGPIDSFTWSLFGEPTSIDYAYSFDFPPNQILANVCESLLRWNPDLTTSPSLATSYSNPTPTSWVYQIRPGVHFHDGTVLTADDVVASLRRNLDPAVAGDWTSPYRNVKSVDKTGPLQVTVTLNTPDSTFNKYMAASPGTVESAATLAKDGKNYGNPADGVNCTGPFAFSSWTSGQSLVLKRFDDYWDPQLKAKAAQVKFVFLSDPTTRVNAFRTGEVDGGWMVPPDAYGQLRSSPAGTLYFGQNTTVSDEVVNNLKGPLGDVRVRQALLMAIDRKGIVKAGAGGVGEVANSLVTANNWSGAPGTAAADALKALPAYPYDPAKAKALAAQAGVAGQKIVIATSPLDSQTTIITQAVAQAATAIGLKPEIDTISADKYTALFTDPAARQGIDLFLTFWYTSITDPLDMYAGLQTGAFSNYGGWSNPQFDAAVNQAVGAYDPAAHAAATEQAQQTAMTQLPWLPLYTEPVSVFLGKRITGVRPSIAYLYYPWAAEIGAKG; encoded by the coding sequence ATGACGAAGTCAAGACCCGTCCCGCGTACCCGTCGCACCCTGGCAGCCGGCGCGCTGGCCGCCGCCGTCCTCGCCACCAGCGCGTGCGCCGGCACCGCCCACCCGGCCGCCGGCGCCGCGTACCAGCTGACGGACGCCACCCCCGCCGCCGCCGGCCCGATCGACTCGTTCACCTGGTCGCTCTTCGGCGAGCCGACCTCGATCGACTACGCCTACTCCTTCGACTTCCCGCCGAACCAGATCCTCGCCAACGTCTGCGAGAGCCTGCTGCGTTGGAACCCGGACCTCACCACCTCCCCGAGTCTGGCCACCTCGTACAGCAACCCGACGCCCACCAGCTGGGTCTACCAGATCCGCCCCGGCGTGCACTTCCACGACGGCACGGTGCTCACCGCCGACGACGTGGTGGCCTCGCTGCGCCGCAACCTGGACCCGGCGGTGGCGGGCGACTGGACCTCCCCGTACCGCAATGTGAAGTCGGTCGACAAGACCGGCCCGCTGCAGGTCACCGTCACGCTCAACACCCCTGATTCCACCTTCAACAAGTACATGGCCGCCAGCCCCGGCACCGTCGAGTCCGCCGCCACCCTGGCCAAGGACGGCAAGAACTACGGCAATCCGGCGGACGGGGTGAACTGCACCGGTCCGTTCGCGTTCTCCTCCTGGACCTCGGGCCAGTCGCTGGTGCTCAAGCGCTTCGACGACTACTGGGACCCGCAGCTCAAGGCCAAGGCCGCCCAGGTGAAGTTCGTCTTCCTCTCCGACCCGACCACCCGGGTCAACGCCTTCCGCACCGGCGAGGTGGACGGCGGCTGGATGGTGCCGCCCGACGCGTACGGGCAGTTGCGCTCCAGCCCGGCCGGCACGCTCTACTTCGGCCAGAACACCACGGTCTCCGACGAGGTGGTCAACAACCTCAAGGGCCCGCTCGGCGACGTCCGGGTGCGCCAGGCACTGCTGATGGCCATCGACCGCAAGGGCATCGTCAAGGCCGGCGCCGGCGGGGTGGGCGAGGTGGCGAACTCGCTGGTGACCGCCAACAACTGGAGCGGCGCGCCGGGCACCGCAGCCGCCGACGCGCTCAAGGCGCTGCCCGCCTACCCCTACGACCCCGCCAAGGCCAAGGCGCTGGCCGCGCAGGCCGGGGTGGCCGGTCAGAAGATCGTGATCGCGACCAGCCCGCTGGACTCGCAGACCACGATCATCACCCAGGCCGTCGCCCAGGCCGCCACCGCGATCGGCCTCAAGCCGGAGATCGACACCATCTCCGCGGACAAGTACACGGCCCTGTTCACCGACCCGGCCGCCCGCCAGGGCATCGACCTCTTCCTCACCTTCTGGTACACCTCGATCACCGACCCGCTGGACATGTACGCCGGGCTGCAGACCGGGGCGTTCAGCAACTACGGCGGCTGGTCGAACCCGCAGTTCGACGCGGCCGTCAACCAGGCCGTCGGTGCCTACGACCCGGCCGCGCACGCCGCGGCCACCGAGCAGGCCCAGCAGACCGCCATGACGCAGCTGCCTTGGCTGCCGCTCTACACCGAGCCGGTCAGCGTCTTCCTCGGCAAGCGGATCACCGGCGTCCGGCCGTCCATCGCCTACCTCTACTACCCGTGGGCCGCCGAGATCGGGGCCAAGGGATGA
- a CDS encoding ABC transporter ATP-binding protein — translation MARPLLDGVSLSVAAGEAVALVGESGSGKSVTARAALGLLPAGAGTGGQVRVDGLEVIGADAATLRAVRTGKAAMIFQDPRAGINPVRRVGEFLTEALRVVGDRGRAAAELRAVELLDAVGLPDPRRQLRQYPHQLSGGMLQRVMIAGALASDPGLLLCDEPTTALDVTTQAEIMAILRGLQRERGLGLLLITHDLDLAAACCDRIYVMYAGRIVETATAADLLAAPRHPYSAGLLGSSPPLHGARERLRPIPGAPMGLLESAPGCGFAPRCRFARPGLCDRTPPPLVPAVPGPGLVACHLAEELTDALTDALAAEAAITPKEQVS, via the coding sequence ATGGCCCGGCCCCTCCTGGACGGCGTCAGCCTGAGCGTCGCCGCCGGGGAGGCCGTCGCCCTGGTCGGCGAGTCCGGCTCCGGCAAGTCGGTGACCGCCCGCGCCGCCCTCGGCCTGCTCCCGGCCGGGGCCGGCACCGGCGGGCAGGTCCGCGTCGACGGCCTGGAGGTGATCGGCGCGGACGCGGCGACGCTGCGCGCGGTGCGCACCGGCAAGGCGGCGATGATCTTCCAGGACCCGCGGGCCGGGATCAACCCGGTGCGCCGGGTCGGCGAGTTCCTCACCGAGGCGCTGCGCGTGGTCGGCGACCGCGGCAGGGCGGCGGCCGAGCTGCGCGCCGTCGAGCTGCTGGACGCTGTCGGCCTGCCTGACCCGCGCCGCCAACTGCGGCAGTACCCGCACCAGTTGTCCGGCGGCATGCTGCAACGCGTGATGATCGCCGGAGCGCTCGCCAGTGATCCGGGGCTGCTGCTCTGCGACGAGCCGACCACCGCGCTGGACGTCACCACCCAGGCCGAGATCATGGCCATCCTGCGCGGGCTGCAACGCGAGCGCGGCCTGGGCCTGCTGCTGATCACCCACGACCTCGACCTCGCCGCCGCCTGCTGCGACCGGATCTACGTGATGTACGCGGGCCGGATCGTGGAGACCGCCACCGCCGCCGACCTGCTCGCCGCACCCCGCCACCCGTACAGCGCCGGCCTGCTCGGCTCGTCCCCGCCGTTGCACGGCGCCCGGGAGCGGCTGCGGCCGATCCCCGGCGCGCCGATGGGCTTGCTGGAGAGCGCTCCCGGCTGCGGCTTCGCACCCCGCTGCCGCTTCGCCCGCCCCGGGCTCTGCGACCGGACGCCGCCGCCGCTCGTCCCGGCCGTGCCCGGCCCGGGCCTGGTGGCCTGCCACCTGGCCGAGGAACTGACCGATGCACTGACCGATGCACTGGCTGCCGAAGCGGCCATCACACCTAAGGAGCAGGTCAGTTGA
- a CDS encoding ABC transporter permease subunit, whose amino-acid sequence MRERYPLLWLALRRRRRMLVALTVGMVVFEALIVVIARTVPPAQLFPGGARTPPSAFKAFSGSTGDVSIASYPGLLGGGLVHPFWIALQLTVIGSLAAAAVAADVESGTIELLMVRPVSRSRLLAERTAALLLASLLLTAAATLTVAAGVALSPRLHATVPLSGVFAAGLLGIGFALSLAGPSLAVSAGGRRKAHVVGTTVAIGAVGFAINFIALAWSKAAPLRFVSPFHYYTPGDALAHGTVPWTSFGVLVGVGVAGILAAFALLARRDLAP is encoded by the coding sequence GTGAGGGAGCGCTACCCGCTGCTGTGGCTGGCGCTGCGCCGGCGCCGTCGGATGCTGGTCGCGCTGACCGTCGGCATGGTCGTCTTCGAGGCGCTGATCGTGGTGATCGCCAGGACGGTGCCGCCCGCGCAGCTGTTCCCCGGTGGTGCCCGGACGCCGCCCAGCGCGTTCAAGGCCTTCAGCGGTTCCACCGGCGACGTCTCGATCGCCAGCTACCCCGGCCTGCTGGGCGGCGGCCTGGTCCACCCGTTCTGGATCGCGCTGCAGCTCACCGTGATCGGCTCGCTGGCGGCCGCGGCGGTCGCCGCCGATGTCGAGTCCGGGACCATCGAACTGCTGATGGTGCGTCCGGTCTCCCGCTCCCGCCTGCTGGCCGAGCGGACGGCGGCGCTGCTGCTCGCCTCGCTGCTGCTCACCGCGGCCGCCACCCTCACCGTGGCCGCCGGGGTCGCGCTCTCGCCGCGGCTGCATGCCACCGTGCCGCTCAGCGGGGTGTTCGCGGCGGGTCTGCTGGGCATCGGCTTCGCGTTGAGCTTGGCCGGGCCCTCGCTCGCGGTCTCGGCCGGCGGCCGGCGAAAGGCCCATGTGGTGGGGACGACGGTGGCGATCGGCGCGGTCGGGTTCGCGATCAACTTCATCGCGCTCGCCTGGTCCAAGGCGGCGCCGCTGCGGTTCGTCAGCCCGTTCCACTACTACACGCCCGGTGACGCGCTCGCCCACGGCACGGTGCCCTGGACCTCGTTCGGCGTGCTGGTCGGGGTGGGCGTGGCGGGGATCCTGGCGGCATTCGCCCTGCTCGCCCGCCGCGACCTGGCGCCCTGA
- a CDS encoding ATP-binding cassette domain-containing protein — protein sequence MSAEPVPLLQAVGLRKTYPTGGSPLVAVDNLSFALYAGGAIGVVGESGSGKTTTARMLVGLERPDQGEILVQGAPLAARARGRAARLARAKAVQIVFQDPYLSLDARIAIGATLDDVLRLHGCSDRPARAARVRELLAQVGLGEREAAALPRDLSGGQRQRAAIARALAVDPAVLVLDEAVSALDVSVQAQVLNVLCDIRRDTGIGLVFVSHDLAVVRYVCDEALVMYRGRTVEHRPVEELLTAPGDPYTRLLLASLPHPGWDPDTIGTRRRDLAAGISGPALTAHPPSLRLAGAVTGRRR from the coding sequence TTGAGCGCCGAACCCGTACCGCTGCTGCAAGCCGTCGGCCTGCGCAAGACCTACCCGACCGGCGGCTCCCCGCTGGTCGCCGTCGACAACCTGTCCTTCGCGCTGTACGCCGGGGGAGCGATCGGGGTGGTCGGCGAGTCCGGCTCGGGCAAGACCACCACCGCGCGGATGCTGGTCGGCCTGGAACGCCCCGACCAGGGCGAGATCCTGGTGCAGGGCGCCCCGCTCGCCGCGCGGGCCCGGGGACGAGCGGCGCGGCTGGCCCGCGCCAAGGCCGTGCAGATCGTCTTCCAGGACCCCTACCTCTCACTGGACGCCCGGATCGCCATCGGCGCGACCCTGGACGACGTGCTGCGCCTGCACGGCTGCTCCGACCGCCCGGCCCGGGCCGCCCGGGTCCGCGAACTGCTCGCCCAGGTCGGCCTGGGCGAGCGCGAAGCGGCCGCGCTGCCCCGCGACCTCTCCGGCGGACAGCGCCAACGGGCGGCGATCGCACGGGCGTTGGCCGTCGACCCGGCCGTCCTGGTGCTGGACGAGGCGGTCTCGGCCCTCGACGTCTCGGTGCAGGCACAAGTCCTCAACGTGCTCTGCGACATCCGCCGCGACACCGGCATCGGCCTGGTCTTCGTCAGCCACGACCTGGCGGTGGTGCGCTACGTCTGCGACGAGGCACTGGTGATGTACCGGGGGCGGACCGTGGAGCACCGCCCGGTCGAGGAGCTGCTCACCGCGCCCGGCGACCCGTACACCCGCCTGCTCCTGGCCTCCCTCCCACACCCGGGCTGGGACCCCGACACCATCGGCACCCGGCGCCGCGACCTCGCCGCGGGCATCTCAGGACCAGCCCTGACGGCGCACCCGCCAAGCCTGCGCCTGGCGGGCGCAGTTACCGGCCGAAGGCGATAA
- a CDS encoding ABC transporter permease yields the protein MTADVTAPAAAANAVTARAVTARLASVAGSAVRRLLGMAATLLVTSFLVFSSLYLAPGDPASFLVRGRSPSPQELAAIRHQYGFDDPFPVRYWHWLDGVLHGDFGRSYLFHQSVWEVLWSRLPATLLLVGVSTLMIAVVGIGAGIVGALRNGTRTGSAVLLLVTVGAAVPSFVAAIMLRSVFGVRLGWFPTIGNGAGVLDRLHHVVLPAIALSVTFMALVTRVTRSAMLDELRREHVEVALSRGVPRPTVIRRHVLRNALGPITTVCGLLISGMLVSTAIVETAFGMSGVGSLLVQCVDELDFQVVQAIVLLVVAAFVVVNTLVDLVYPLIDPRVRTAGGAR from the coding sequence ATGACCGCCGACGTGACGGCCCCCGCGGCGGCGGCCAACGCCGTGACGGCCCGCGCCGTCACCGCGCGGCTGGCCTCGGTCGCCGGGTCGGCGGTGCGCAGACTGCTGGGCATGGCGGCGACCCTGCTGGTCACCTCCTTCCTGGTGTTCTCCTCGCTCTACCTGGCGCCCGGCGACCCGGCGAGCTTCCTGGTGCGCGGGCGCAGCCCCAGCCCGCAGGAACTCGCCGCGATCCGCCACCAGTACGGCTTCGACGACCCGTTCCCGGTGCGCTACTGGCACTGGCTGGACGGCGTGCTGCACGGCGACTTCGGGCGCTCCTACCTCTTCCACCAGAGCGTCTGGGAGGTGCTCTGGTCGCGTCTGCCGGCCACCCTGCTGCTGGTCGGGGTGTCGACGCTGATGATCGCCGTGGTGGGGATCGGCGCCGGGATCGTGGGCGCGCTGCGCAACGGCACCCGGACCGGCTCCGCGGTGCTGCTACTGGTCACGGTCGGGGCGGCGGTGCCCTCGTTCGTCGCCGCGATCATGCTGCGCTCGGTGTTCGGGGTGCGGCTGGGCTGGTTCCCCACCATCGGCAATGGCGCCGGGGTGCTGGACCGGCTGCACCACGTCGTGCTGCCGGCGATCGCGCTCTCGGTGACCTTCATGGCGCTGGTCACCCGGGTGACCCGCTCGGCGATGCTCGACGAACTGCGGCGCGAGCACGTCGAGGTGGCGCTGAGCCGGGGCGTGCCGCGGCCCACGGTGATCCGGCGCCATGTCCTGCGCAACGCGCTGGGCCCGATCACCACGGTCTGCGGGCTGCTGATCTCGGGGATGCTGGTGAGCACCGCGATCGTCGAGACCGCGTTCGGGATGTCCGGGGTGGGATCGCTCCTGGTGCAGTGCGTGGACGAGCTGGACTTCCAGGTGGTCCAGGCGATCGTGCTGCTGGTGGTCGCCGCCTTCGTCGTCGTCAACACCCTGGTGGACCTGGTGTATCCGCTGATCGACCCGCGCGTGCGCACGGCAGGAGGAGCCCGATGA
- a CDS encoding ATP-binding cassette domain-containing protein, with amino-acid sequence MGEDVIELSALTKRYGRTVGVEGLDIAVARGEVFGFLGPNGAGKTTAIRCLVGLLRPTAGRVRVLGLDPVADHLRLARFLGYLPGELRFYPELTGAQTLRLLADLQGAPAPRGPELCERLALSAADLGRTVRQYSRGMKQKLGLVQALQHDPELVVLDEPTEGLDPLVQETFFELLDEAATAGRTVLLSSHVLPEVQRTCGRVAIVRAGRLVTVQSVAALREARARRVRLGFADGLGARPLGAAEAWSPRWQGDRVTLLIPPDQVVAALRGLLALPVADLTVQEAGLDEAFLDLYRTPVRKPAGEAQP; translated from the coding sequence ATGGGCGAGGACGTGATCGAGCTCAGCGCGCTCACCAAGCGCTACGGCCGCACCGTGGGCGTCGAGGGCCTGGACATCGCGGTCGCACGAGGCGAGGTGTTCGGGTTCCTGGGCCCCAACGGCGCGGGCAAGACCACCGCCATCCGCTGCCTGGTCGGCCTGCTGCGCCCGACCGCCGGGCGGGTCCGGGTGCTCGGCCTCGACCCGGTCGCCGACCATCTCCGGCTCGCCCGCTTCCTCGGCTACCTGCCCGGCGAACTGCGCTTCTACCCCGAGCTGACCGGCGCCCAGACCCTGCGGCTGCTGGCGGACCTGCAGGGCGCCCCGGCACCCCGGGGGCCCGAGCTCTGCGAGCGCCTGGCGCTGTCGGCGGCGGACCTGGGACGGACCGTCCGGCAGTACTCGCGCGGTATGAAGCAGAAGCTCGGCCTGGTCCAGGCTCTGCAGCACGACCCCGAGTTGGTGGTCCTGGACGAGCCCACCGAGGGCCTGGACCCCCTTGTCCAGGAGACCTTCTTCGAGCTGCTGGACGAAGCCGCCACCGCGGGGCGCACGGTCCTGCTCTCCAGCCATGTGCTGCCCGAGGTCCAGCGCACCTGCGGGCGGGTGGCGATCGTCCGGGCCGGCCGCCTGGTGACCGTCCAGTCGGTCGCCGCGCTGCGCGAGGCCCGGGCCCGGCGGGTCCGGCTCGGCTTCGCCGACGGCCTGGGCGCGCGCCCGCTCGGCGCCGCCGAGGCCTGGTCGCCGCGCTGGCAGGGCGACCGGGTCACCCTGCTGATACCCCCCGACCAGGTGGTCGCCGCCCTGCGCGGCCTGCTCGCGCTGCCCGTCGCGGACCTCACCGTGCAGGAGGCCGGGCTGGACGAGGCGTTCCTCGATCTCTACCGCACCCCGGTGCGGAAGCCAGCCGGGGAGGCGCAGCCGTGA
- a CDS encoding ABC transporter permease, whose amino-acid sequence MGARPARRRGRGPLAWLRRVGGGRLVRLCVLVLAGFVLVALLAPWLAPQDPTYGDLGNTLVGPGAGHWLGTDNGGHDTLSALIEGTRTSLVGPLAVVIFSTVLGIAVGLFAAWRGGWVDTVIGRVLDILFAFPALLLAILAVALFGKGLTAPVLAMAVAYLPYTARLVRGLTAQEKVRPYIAAYRVQGHSAVFIALRRLLPTITPTVLAQSTVNFGYALLDLAALSFLGLGVQPPTPDWGAMINQGQVALLQGQPLSAIVPAVAVVLVVVAFNVVGEHLGDRLARRES is encoded by the coding sequence ATGGGCGCGCGCCCGGCGCGGCGGCGCGGCCGCGGTCCGCTGGCCTGGCTGCGCCGGGTCGGCGGCGGCCGGCTGGTGCGGCTCTGCGTGCTGGTGCTGGCCGGGTTCGTCCTGGTGGCGCTGCTCGCGCCCTGGCTCGCTCCGCAGGACCCGACCTACGGCGACCTGGGCAACACGCTGGTCGGACCCGGCGCCGGCCACTGGCTCGGTACCGACAACGGCGGCCACGACACCCTCTCGGCGCTGATCGAGGGCACCCGCACCAGCCTGGTCGGACCGCTGGCCGTGGTGATCTTCTCCACCGTCCTCGGCATCGCGGTCGGCCTGTTCGCCGCCTGGCGCGGCGGCTGGGTCGACACCGTGATCGGCCGGGTGCTGGACATCCTCTTCGCCTTCCCGGCGCTGCTGCTGGCGATCCTGGCCGTCGCGCTGTTCGGCAAGGGGCTGACCGCGCCCGTGCTCGCCATGGCGGTGGCCTACCTGCCGTACACCGCGCGGCTGGTGCGCGGCCTGACCGCCCAGGAGAAGGTGCGGCCCTACATCGCCGCCTACCGGGTCCAGGGCCACTCCGCGGTCTTCATCGCACTGCGCCGGCTGCTGCCCACCATCACGCCCACCGTGCTCGCCCAGTCGACGGTGAACTTCGGCTACGCGCTGCTCGACCTGGCCGCGCTGTCGTTCCTGGGGCTCGGCGTGCAGCCGCCCACCCCGGACTGGGGCGCGATGATCAACCAGGGGCAGGTGGCCCTGCTGCAGGGCCAGCCGCTGTCCGCGATCGTTCCGGCGGTCGCCGTCGTGCTGGTCGTGGTCGCCTTCAACGTCGTCGGGGAGCACCTCGGCGACCGGCTCGCGAGGAGAGAGTCCTGA
- a CDS encoding TetR/AcrR family transcriptional regulator — MADRRTAMMEAAARVIARRGVRGLRVEELAAEAGVSTSLIYYHFKDRTGILRATLEFISDRAERYTTERSSDAAPLDARGELEQTLLLEFQDTPSVRENSIAWGELRASAVFDPELREDLARATLIWVQETAELLGRVHPMAGAATLAASAERLTALLEGLSVRWLSGSLPLNHARELMAEAIDTELQRLRG; from the coding sequence GTGGCTGATCGCAGAACGGCAATGATGGAGGCGGCGGCGCGGGTGATCGCCCGGCGCGGGGTACGCGGCCTGCGGGTGGAGGAGTTGGCCGCGGAGGCCGGGGTGTCGACCTCGCTGATCTACTACCACTTCAAGGACCGCACGGGGATCCTGCGCGCGACGCTGGAGTTCATCAGCGACCGCGCCGAGCGCTACACCACGGAGCGAAGCAGCGACGCCGCGCCACTGGACGCCCGGGGCGAGCTGGAGCAGACCCTGCTGCTGGAGTTCCAGGACACCCCCTCGGTACGGGAGAACAGCATCGCCTGGGGCGAGCTGCGAGCCAGCGCCGTGTTCGACCCCGAACTGCGGGAGGACCTGGCCCGGGCCACCCTCATCTGGGTCCAGGAGACCGCCGAACTGCTCGGCCGAGTCCACCCGATGGCCGGAGCAGCGACCCTGGCCGCCTCCGCCGAGCGGCTGACCGCACTCCTTGAGGGCCTGAGCGTCCGCTGGCTCAGCGGCAGCCTCCCGCTCAACCACGCGCGCGAACTGATGGCGGAGGCCATCGACACCGAGCTCCAGCGCCTCCGCGGGTAG
- a CDS encoding DUF6623 family protein, whose translation MSKLFASWVPGYATVPQVMGSPGLNFNGQNYTDVNGFREGFGVTFHQQGRQENWYHTPIPTPVIVEDRRATLVRVIVLFRLPDTATLKRVNVWDGQTEIFANNGLSITGEHSLTLDDENTYDVNRDGIRFGVGVSLLISTIEDSDIFFGGGGGDFQHDI comes from the coding sequence ATGTCGAAGCTGTTTGCTTCCTGGGTTCCCGGCTATGCGACGGTCCCCCAGGTCATGGGGAGTCCCGGACTGAATTTCAACGGGCAGAACTACACCGACGTCAACGGCTTTCGCGAGGGCTTCGGGGTGACGTTCCATCAGCAGGGCCGCCAGGAGAACTGGTACCACACCCCCATCCCGACGCCGGTCATCGTCGAGGACCGCCGGGCGACTCTGGTTCGCGTCATCGTGCTCTTCAGGCTCCCGGATACCGCCACCCTGAAAAGGGTCAACGTCTGGGACGGTCAGACGGAGATCTTCGCGAACAACGGCCTCTCCATCACCGGGGAGCACAGCCTGACCCTGGATGACGAGAACACCTATGACGTCAATCGCGACGGCATCAGGTTCGGCGTGGGAGTCTCGCTCCTGATTTCGACGATCGAGGACTCCGACATCTTCTTCGGCGGCGGTGGAGGCGACTTCCAGCACGACATCTGA